In the Oryza glaberrima chromosome 6, OglaRS2, whole genome shotgun sequence genome, one interval contains:
- the LOC127776560 gene encoding uncharacterized protein LOC127776560: MTSPVNLPHHRHLRCRLHAAAALLHLLVLLGGGGGAAMARAQAIPTSCCGMFEGLDLAPCLQDAVAGAGAGIGIAGGNISGACCSSLNQALDAGHRCLCSLLLPSNGGGAGVRVLASLAAALPTLPLALPLPGCLLYAPPVLSCQVPVQEQTDAPPAATEAATATETTVDSPPPQAVVMPPSKKSKRSADGENADDDQGMNGNYGNGYGSGNGKGNGGAKKKTASRSEARRRTNVDEGIRTHLLKFVVVMAAFWFSII, translated from the exons ATGACATCTCCAGTTAATCTGCCGCATCATCGTCACTTGCGCTGCAGATTACACGCAGCCGCTGCTCTTCTCCATCTGCTGGTCCTCctcggtggaggaggaggagcagcaatGGCGAGGGCGCAGGCGATCCCCACGTCGTGCTGCGGCATGTTCGAGGGGCTGGACCTGGCGCCGTGCCTGCAGGacgcggtcgccggcgccggcgccggcatcggCATCGCAGGAGGGAACATCAGCGGCGCCTGCTGCTCGTCGCTGAACCAGGCGCTCGACGCCGGCCACCGCTGCCTGtgctcgctgctgctgccgtcgaacggcggcggcgccggcgtgcgcGTGCTGGccagcctcgccgcggcgctcccCACGCTCCCGCtggcgctgccgctgcctgGATGCCTCCTCTACGCTCCCCCTGTCCTGTCTTgccaag TGCCGGTGCAGGAGCAGACGGACGCGCCACCGGCAGCAACAGAGGCAGCAACCGCGACCGAGACCACCGTCGATTCACCACCACCTCAGGCCGTCGTAATGCCTCCATCCAAGAAGTCGAAGAGGAGCGCCGACGGTGAGAATGCTGATGACGATCAGGGGATGAACGGGAACTATGGCAACGGCTACGGCAGCGGCAACGGCAAAGGCAACGGCGGAGCTAAGAAGAAGACAGCCAGCCGCAGCGAAGCACGCCGGCGTACCAACGTCGACGAGGGGATCAGAACACACCTCCTGAAGTTTGTGGTGGTCATGGCTGCATTTTGGTTCTCAATTATATGA
- the LOC127776559 gene encoding late embryogenesis abundant protein D-34-like: MAQPQPQRMEDQLQSQAQGQGQGQTEAIKYGHVFAVTGELAGQPIAPRDAAAMRSAEESVPGVPVPQDIGGGYSAGVAMETAAAYNQAVGAVRPGQASDAATNQGIAVTQTSVPGGRIITEFVAGQVVGQYSVADQAVEQDATKITVGEALEATALAAGERPVDRTDVEAIRAAEMAAQGSDVTMPGGLADQAQAAARSNADADRDDDKITVGDVLTDATAKLAGDKVAGAEDAAKVVQAETYSDAAARTRAGGVGAAVSTAARLNQADDDADDDAE, translated from the exons AtggcgcagccgcagccgcagagAATGGAGGACCAGCTGCAATCCCAGGCCCAGGGCCAGGGCCAGGGCCAGACGGAGGCCATCAAGTACGGCCACGTGTTCGCCGTCacgggcgagctcgccggccagcCCATCGCGCCGCGGGACGCCGCCGCGATGCGCTCCGCCGAGGAGAGCGTGCCGGGCGTCCCCGTCCCGCAGGATATCGGCGGGGGCTACAGTGCCGGGGTCGCCATGGAGACGGCCGCCGCGTACAACCAGGCCGTCGGCGCCGTTCGTCCCGGCCAGgccagcgacgccgccaccaaCCAGGGCATCGCCGTCACCCAGACCTCCGTGCCCGGCGGCCGCATCATCACCGAGTTCGTCGCCGGCCAG GTGGTGGGGCAGTACTCCGTCGCCGACCAGGCGGTGGAGCAGGACGCGACCAAGATAACCGTGGGCGAGGCGCtggaggcgacggcgctggCCGCGGGCGAACGTCCGGTGGACAGGACGGACGTGGAGGCCATCcgcgcggcggagatggcggcgcaaGGGTCCGACGTGACCATGCCCGGCGGCCTCGCCGAccaggcgcaggcggcggcgcgctccaacgccgacgccgaccgcgACGACGACAAGATCACGGTGGGCGATGTCCTCACG GACGCGACGGCGAAGCTGGCGGGGGACAAGGTGGCGGGGGCAGAGGACGCGGCGAAGGTTGTGCAGGCGGAGACGTACAGCGACGCCGCAGCGCGGACCAGGGCCGGCGGGGTGGGCGCCGCGGtgtccacggcggcgaggctcaaccaagccgacgacgacgccgatgaCGACGCTGAGTGA